In Apium graveolens cultivar Ventura unplaced genomic scaffold, ASM990537v1 ctg2983, whole genome shotgun sequence, one DNA window encodes the following:
- the LOC141700853 gene encoding uncharacterized protein LOC141700853, translating into MSTTPTNPDEGNLTQGQDQENPTMTQILQLLHLQTAALHQQPQAPRVGSFKDFQSLHPPEFLGTIDPIKSKSWIKEIEKSFSLAEVCENKKTESASFYLKDEANLWWESTKTLEKDGVITWKRFTELFLEKYLPQYLQDQLEVMFIELKQEGMTVVEYEAKFSELARFVPEYVDMERKKAKQFQQGLKA; encoded by the coding sequence ATGTCAACTACACCAACCAACCCAGATGAGGGTAACCTGACTCAAGGTCAGGATCAAGAGAATCCTACCATGACTCAGATTCTCCAGCTTCTTCATCTGCAAACCGCTGCTTTACACCAGCAGCCCCAAGCTCCTCGAGTCGGAAGTTTTAAAGATTTCCAGTCCCTTCACCCACCGGAATTTTTGGGAACAATAGATCCAATTAAATCAAAGTCTTGGATAAAGGAGATAGAAAAATCCTTTTCTTTGGCAGAGGTTTGTGAGAATAAGAAAACTGAATCTGCAAGTTTTTATCTGAAAGACGAGGCAAATTTATGGTGGGAATCCACCAAGACTTTAGAAAAAGATGGTGTAATAACGTGGAAAAGGTTTACTGAactatttctggaaaagtatctACCTCAATATTTACAAGATCAGTTGGAAGTCATGTTCATAGAATTGAAGCAAGAAGGTATGACTGTAGTAGAGTATGAGGCAAAATTTTCAGAACTGGCAAGGTTTGTGCCAGAATATGTGGATATGGAACGTAAGAAGGCAAAACAATTTCAACAAGGACTTAAAGCATGA